The following coding sequences are from one Brooklawnia cerclae window:
- a CDS encoding type II toxin-antitoxin system Phd/YefM family antitoxin, with product MSVDPQMALRDAKNHLSELVDQVEREHHRVVITKHGRPAAVVVSIDDLESLEETLDILARPALLAEIRDSLDELTNESAEVLDKDAALRLISRD from the coding sequence ATGTCGGTCGACCCGCAGATGGCTTTGAGAGACGCCAAGAACCATCTCTCGGAGTTGGTGGACCAGGTGGAGCGTGAACACCACCGAGTGGTGATCACCAAGCACGGCAGGCCCGCGGCCGTCGTGGTGAGCATCGACGACCTGGAGTCGCTGGAAGAGACACTCGACATCCTGGCCCGTCCGGCGCTGCTCGCAGAGATCCGCGACAGCCTCGACGAGCTCACGAACGAGTCGGCCGAGGTTCTGGACAAGGACGCAGCGCTCCGGTTGATCAGCCGTGACTGA
- a CDS encoding toxin PIN has protein sequence MAHRHLRRPVALLASFHQHPRCRFWPDSVSYSHIDLDRVRAHRQVTDAYLVGLAAHHDAKVATFDADLAAEHPERTVLLSS, from the coding sequence ATGGCACACAGGCATCTCAGACGGCCCGTGGCCCTTCTGGCCAGCTTCCACCAGCACCCGCGATGCCGGTTCTGGCCCGACTCCGTCTCCTACTCCCACATCGATCTCGACCGGGTCCGGGCTCACCGGCAGGTGACCGATGCCTATCTGGTCGGCCTGGCTGCCCATCACGACGCGAAAGTGGCCACATTCGACGCAGACCTGGCCGCCGAACACCCGGAACGCACTGTCCTGCTGTCCTCGTGA
- a CDS encoding response regulator transcription factor: MPERAKRALVVDDDPIVRDAVARMLARRGAVEIVDTLGDGFEVIAYCDGNKVDAVLMDARMPGLDGLSASADLKTRHPELRVVLFSSYDSGTTQNQARASMADAFVSKSASIDEIEAALLGTGERSVLTGRECEVVVLAAEGLTSQQIGRRLGIGESTVKAHIASGLRKSGAKSRTQLVRWAIENGYIT, translated from the coding sequence ATGCCTGAGCGGGCCAAGCGGGCTCTGGTTGTTGACGACGATCCCATCGTCCGCGATGCCGTGGCACGTATGCTCGCACGGCGTGGTGCGGTGGAAATCGTGGACACCCTCGGCGATGGCTTCGAGGTGATCGCGTATTGCGATGGCAACAAGGTGGATGCTGTCTTGATGGATGCCCGGATGCCGGGCTTGGATGGGCTTTCGGCCTCGGCCGATCTCAAGACTCGTCATCCGGAGCTTCGTGTGGTGCTCTTCTCGTCCTATGATTCAGGCACCACCCAGAACCAGGCACGGGCATCGATGGCGGACGCATTCGTGTCGAAGTCCGCGTCCATTGACGAGATTGAAGCGGCGCTACTGGGCACCGGTGAGCGTTCCGTCCTGACCGGTCGTGAGTGCGAGGTGGTAGTACTTGCGGCGGAGGGACTGACAAGCCAGCAGATCGGCCGCAGGCTGGGCATCGGCGAATCTACAGTGAAAGCACATATCGCATCGGGGCTACGAAAGAGCGGGGCCAAGTCGCGGACGCAGTTGGTCAGGTGGGCGATCGAGAATGGCTACATCACATAG
- a CDS encoding DUF2705 family protein translates to MSRSDHGRARRLFAAFAHDLQVGVRSNILNYLVAAAVFALLCDQARRTGDVSLPDQTPAWIDYALHALNGVPTPAADHDGLVLPITWLLPQVLLALLVASYPAKGLSGYSVHTLHCVGSRTDWWVAKWLWLVFTVLTFYAVAALVWLVFSLVFDGMTAAPRPDVGAVINGLDMSQVTTAEAYGLLAVPVLLSLAMSTVQMVLALTLRPMLAFLLVVSYLAVSSLSRSKLLVGDFAMVARNGAFDTQGVKTAPMCAILAAVILVTIGVGLWSFNRRDLLPQ, encoded by the coding sequence ATGAGTCGCTCTGACCACGGCCGTGCCCGCCGGCTTTTCGCAGCCTTCGCGCACGATCTGCAGGTAGGCGTTCGCTCGAATATCTTGAACTACCTGGTCGCAGCCGCCGTGTTCGCCCTGCTGTGCGATCAGGCCCGACGCACCGGTGACGTATCCCTCCCGGATCAGACCCCCGCGTGGATCGACTACGCCCTGCACGCACTCAACGGTGTGCCTACCCCTGCCGCGGACCACGACGGCCTCGTGCTGCCCATCACATGGCTGTTGCCGCAGGTTCTGCTGGCGCTGCTCGTTGCCTCGTATCCGGCCAAAGGCCTGAGCGGCTACTCCGTCCACACGCTCCACTGTGTGGGAAGCCGCACGGATTGGTGGGTGGCCAAATGGCTGTGGCTGGTGTTCACCGTGCTCACGTTCTACGCAGTCGCCGCGCTGGTATGGCTGGTATTCAGTCTCGTATTCGACGGGATGACCGCAGCGCCCCGCCCCGACGTGGGAGCGGTCATCAACGGGCTGGACATGTCGCAGGTCACCACGGCCGAGGCCTACGGTCTGCTCGCGGTGCCGGTGCTGCTCTCATTGGCCATGTCGACCGTTCAGATGGTCCTTGCCCTTACCCTGCGGCCTATGCTTGCCTTCCTGCTGGTGGTCAGCTACCTCGCGGTCTCGTCGTTGAGCCGCTCCAAGCTTCTCGTCGGCGATTTCGCGATGGTGGCACGCAACGGTGCCTTCGACACCCAAGGCGTGAAAACCGCACCCATGTGCGCGATCCTGGCGGCGGTCATTCTCGTGACGATCGGTGTGGGCCTGTGGTCCTTCAACCGACGAGACCTCTTGCCGCAGTGA
- a CDS encoding ATP-binding cassette domain-containing protein, whose translation MRINLSHVTKVIKGAVVLDDMSMTLAGGRIYGLRGPNGSGKTMLMRAICGLIRPTSGEIAIDDRLLGKGLAFPDSTGALIENPAFLPQYTALQNLRLLAMIRGVATEASLRQTLTDVGLRADDQRVFRKFSLGMKQRLGIAAALMERPRLIVVDEPTNGLDRDGVAQLRGLLTRHRDEGALVVLASHDRAELEFLSDEVFEISEGRLAAHHGRTEEPTESTGGRQ comes from the coding sequence ATGAGAATCAACCTGAGTCATGTCACCAAGGTCATCAAGGGTGCTGTCGTCCTCGACGACATGAGCATGACCCTAGCGGGCGGTCGCATCTACGGGCTTCGAGGCCCCAACGGGTCGGGAAAGACCATGCTCATGCGTGCGATCTGCGGGCTGATCCGGCCGACCAGCGGCGAGATCGCGATCGACGATCGCCTGCTGGGTAAGGGTTTGGCCTTCCCTGACAGCACGGGCGCCCTGATCGAGAACCCCGCGTTCCTCCCCCAGTACACAGCCCTGCAGAACCTTCGGCTGCTTGCCATGATTCGTGGCGTCGCTACTGAGGCGAGCCTGCGCCAGACTCTGACCGACGTCGGATTGAGGGCCGACGACCAGCGCGTCTTCCGTAAGTTCTCCCTCGGCATGAAGCAGCGCCTCGGCATCGCCGCCGCGCTCATGGAGAGACCGCGCCTCATCGTTGTGGACGAGCCGACCAACGGCCTCGACCGCGATGGGGTGGCGCAATTGCGTGGTCTGCTCACACGCCACCGCGACGAGGGCGCGCTCGTGGTTCTCGCCTCGCACGACCGCGCGGAGCTTGAGTTTCTGTCGGACGAGGTCTTCGAGATCTCCGAGGGGCGTCTCGCCGCGCATCACGGCCGCACCGAGGAGCCCACGGAATCGACTGGAGGGCGGCAATAG
- a CDS encoding DUF2712 domain-containing protein gives MTSQTHHTTNTRKRVAGAAICALLAIPLVSVTTSQVAHASCTDSSFSFSWPIISDTQYTPARYKDNTSYVYLNAQYNEAGRTYVAWASAYSNGSYIDVSDGHSYEIRQGNTYTLTNYVREWGYTQASIGARKIGPIGLKANGLWSPDYC, from the coding sequence ATGACCAGTCAGACGCACCACACAACCAACACCAGGAAGCGGGTCGCGGGTGCCGCGATCTGCGCACTTCTCGCCATCCCGCTCGTATCGGTAACGACCAGCCAAGTGGCGCACGCGAGTTGCACAGACTCGTCGTTCTCGTTCTCTTGGCCCATCATCAGCGACACCCAGTACACGCCGGCCAGATACAAGGACAACACGTCGTATGTGTATCTGAATGCCCAGTACAACGAGGCGGGCAGGACCTACGTCGCATGGGCCTCGGCGTACTCCAACGGCTCATACATCGACGTGAGCGACGGCCACAGCTACGAGATCCGGCAGGGCAACACGTACACGCTGACGAACTACGTGCGCGAGTGGGGATACACCCAGGCGTCAATCGGCGCCAGGAAGATCGGACCCATCGGGCTCAAGGCCAACGGCCTGTGGAGCCCGGACTACTGCTGA
- a CDS encoding enolase C-terminal domain-like protein — protein sequence MPTITSFEVADVRFPTSLQADGSDAMNKDGDYSATYVTLHTDGTDAAGKELRGYGITFTIGRGNDIVCMAARELAQRLVGRDVNAMVNDMGGTYLSFSEDSQMRWLGPEKGVVHLALSAVMNAAWDLAGRLAGKPVWRLLAEMPPEQLVDIADLRYLSDVLPRERALEILQDAAPTRGERIAQLEAQGYPAYTTAAGWLGYSDEKMVRIIGEQEKLGFTAVKLKVGGSIDDDIRRCRLARETIGPDRPLMIDANQVWDVPTAIDWVGHLAQFDLKWIEEPTSPDDILGHKKIRDAVAPIGVATGEHCHNRVMFKQFLESGAMDYCQVDAGRLASLNEILAVLLLAKHFDVPVCPHAGGVGLCEMVHHASMLDYVAVSGSWDRNITEYVDNLHEHFVNPVKVANGRYQVTGDPGYNTEMFTESIAEFSFPDGTYWAGTRN from the coding sequence GTGCCAACAATCACCTCGTTCGAGGTCGCCGACGTCCGATTCCCCACGTCCCTGCAAGCCGACGGCTCGGACGCGATGAACAAGGACGGCGACTACTCGGCCACCTACGTGACCCTCCACACCGACGGCACAGACGCCGCTGGCAAGGAGCTTCGCGGGTACGGCATCACCTTCACCATCGGACGCGGCAACGACATCGTGTGCATGGCCGCGCGCGAACTCGCCCAGCGGCTGGTCGGACGCGACGTCAACGCCATGGTGAACGACATGGGCGGCACCTACCTGTCGTTCAGCGAGGACTCGCAGATGCGCTGGCTCGGGCCCGAGAAGGGTGTCGTCCACCTTGCTCTGTCGGCCGTGATGAACGCCGCGTGGGACCTCGCCGGGCGCCTCGCGGGCAAGCCGGTGTGGCGCCTGCTGGCCGAGATGCCGCCCGAGCAGCTCGTCGACATCGCCGACCTGCGCTACCTGTCCGACGTGCTCCCGCGCGAACGCGCGCTCGAGATCCTGCAGGACGCGGCTCCGACCCGCGGCGAGCGCATCGCGCAGCTCGAGGCGCAGGGCTACCCCGCCTACACCACCGCCGCCGGGTGGCTCGGCTACTCGGACGAGAAGATGGTGCGCATCATCGGTGAGCAGGAGAAGCTCGGCTTCACCGCGGTGAAACTCAAGGTCGGCGGCAGCATCGACGACGACATCCGCCGTTGTCGACTGGCCCGCGAGACCATCGGCCCCGACCGACCCCTCATGATCGACGCCAACCAGGTGTGGGACGTTCCCACGGCGATCGACTGGGTCGGGCACCTGGCGCAGTTCGACCTCAAGTGGATCGAGGAGCCCACCAGCCCCGACGACATCCTCGGCCACAAGAAGATCCGGGACGCGGTAGCCCCCATCGGCGTGGCCACGGGCGAGCACTGCCACAACCGGGTGATGTTCAAGCAATTCCTCGAGTCGGGCGCCATGGACTACTGCCAGGTGGACGCGGGCCGCCTCGCCTCGCTCAACGAGATCCTCGCGGTGCTGCTGCTCGCCAAGCACTTCGACGTGCCGGTGTGCCCGCACGCGGGCGGGGTCGGGCTGTGCGAGATGGTGCACCACGCATCGATGCTCGACTACGTGGCTGTCTCGGGCTCGTGGGACCGCAACATCACCGAGTACGTCGACAACCTGCACGAGCACTTCGTCAACCCGGTCAAGGTCGCGAACGGCCGCTACCAGGTGACCGGCGACCCCGGCTACAACACCGAGATGTTCACCGAGTCGATCGCCGAGTTCAGCTTCCCCGACGGCACCTACTGGGCCGGGACGCGGAACTGA
- a CDS encoding zinc-binding dehydrogenase, with protein sequence MLAVQATSLSPSDPLQGLTIGEHPDPQPRDGWVVVTPKVTSLNHHDLWSLRGVGLSADQLPRILGCDAAGLDPDGNEVVVHPIVTSTGWQGPEPLDPRRTLLSEGVDGTFAERLLVPASNLVPKPADLPWEVAAVAPVAWLTAYRMLFTQAGVRPGDLVLVQGSGGGVNSAAIQLASAAGIRVFATSRDAARRDRALALGAERVFEAGARLPEKVDAVIDNVGAATWSHSINVLRPGGTLVTCGATSGDAPTRAELTKVFFRELRVQGSTAGTREELTDLLRFMAHHRIEPVIDTVLPLSQARTGFARLLAGEAFGKIVFTH encoded by the coding sequence ATGCTAGCTGTCCAGGCCACCAGCCTGTCCCCCTCCGACCCGCTGCAGGGTCTGACCATCGGCGAGCACCCCGACCCGCAGCCCCGCGACGGGTGGGTCGTCGTCACCCCGAAGGTCACCAGCCTCAACCACCACGACCTCTGGTCGTTGCGCGGCGTGGGCCTGTCCGCCGACCAGTTGCCGCGCATCCTGGGATGCGACGCCGCCGGCCTCGACCCGGACGGCAACGAGGTCGTCGTCCACCCCATCGTGACCAGCACCGGATGGCAGGGCCCCGAGCCCCTCGACCCACGCCGGACCCTCCTGTCGGAGGGCGTGGACGGCACGTTCGCCGAGCGCCTCCTGGTGCCCGCGAGCAACCTCGTCCCGAAACCGGCCGACCTGCCCTGGGAGGTCGCGGCGGTCGCCCCGGTGGCATGGCTCACCGCCTATCGCATGCTGTTCACCCAGGCGGGCGTGCGTCCCGGCGATCTCGTGCTCGTGCAGGGCAGTGGCGGTGGAGTGAACTCCGCAGCCATCCAGCTGGCCAGTGCCGCGGGTATCCGGGTCTTCGCCACCAGCCGGGACGCGGCCAGACGTGACCGTGCGCTGGCGCTGGGAGCCGAGCGGGTGTTCGAGGCCGGCGCCCGCCTGCCCGAGAAGGTGGACGCGGTCATCGACAACGTCGGCGCCGCGACCTGGAGCCATTCGATCAACGTGCTGCGGCCCGGCGGCACCCTGGTCACCTGCGGAGCCACCAGCGGGGACGCTCCCACGCGGGCGGAACTGACGAAGGTCTTCTTCCGGGAACTCCGCGTCCAGGGATCGACGGCCGGCACCCGTGAGGAGCTGACGGACCTGCTCCGTTTTATGGCCCACCACCGCATCGAGCCCGTCATCGACACCGTGCTTCCGCTGTCGCAGGCCCGCACCGGGTTCGCCCGGCTCTTGGCCGGCGAGGCGTTCGGCAAGATCGTTTTCACCCACTGA
- a CDS encoding YccF domain-containing protein, translating into MRTLLNVIWFLLAGLELFIAYVFFGIIACIFVVTIPAGVACFRMASYVVWPFGREVVPKPGAGAGSALMNIVWFLVAGLWLAIGHITTAAAQAVTIIGIPLAIANIKLIPVTCFPFGKQIVESPGARLF; encoded by the coding sequence ATGCGAACCCTGCTCAACGTCATCTGGTTCCTGCTGGCGGGCCTGGAGCTCTTCATCGCCTACGTCTTCTTCGGGATCATCGCCTGCATCTTCGTCGTCACGATCCCGGCCGGCGTCGCATGCTTCCGGATGGCCAGCTACGTCGTATGGCCGTTCGGCCGTGAAGTCGTCCCCAAGCCAGGCGCCGGTGCCGGCTCGGCGCTCATGAACATCGTCTGGTTCCTCGTGGCCGGGCTCTGGCTCGCCATCGGCCACATCACCACCGCGGCGGCACAGGCCGTCACCATCATCGGCATCCCGCTGGCCATCGCGAACATCAAGCTCATCCCCGTGACGTGCTTCCCGTTCGGCAAGCAGATCGTCGAGTCGCCCGGCGCGCGCCTGTTCTAG
- a CDS encoding MarR family transcriptional regulator → MDDPVAPTTAAQLDSLSDDLRAAVGKLWRRIRSERGSGQLNELQYSVLAFLVRTGPRTFTEMAEFVQVSPPSITRTADRLVGLGLAQRERDESDARVFRLAATGTGEEFVSDVHRRRSEWLAGALDGLTDEQRLLVADAAPILRALAESGEPGGQGR, encoded by the coding sequence GTGGACGATCCGGTCGCCCCGACGACGGCGGCCCAGCTCGATTCCTTGAGCGACGACCTGCGTGCCGCGGTCGGCAAGCTCTGGCGGAGGATCCGCAGCGAACGCGGGTCCGGGCAACTGAACGAGTTGCAGTACTCGGTGCTCGCCTTCCTCGTGCGGACAGGTCCGCGTACCTTCACCGAGATGGCCGAGTTCGTCCAGGTGAGCCCGCCGTCCATCACGCGGACCGCGGACCGTCTGGTCGGGCTCGGGCTGGCCCAGCGTGAACGGGACGAGTCCGACGCCCGGGTCTTCCGCCTGGCGGCGACCGGGACGGGCGAGGAGTTCGTCAGTGACGTGCATCGCCGGCGCTCCGAGTGGCTCGCCGGTGCCCTGGACGGGTTGACCGACGAGCAGCGGCTGCTGGTCGCCGACGCGGCTCCGATCCTCCGCGCGCTCGCCGAATCGGGGGAGCCGGGCGGGCAGGGACGATGA
- a CDS encoding MFS transporter, whose product MSEALRSFAVRNYRIWFAGALVSNIGTWLQRTAQDWIVINDLTDNDAVAVGFTMALQFGPQVLFIPVSGFMADHFDTRKLLMLTQALQAVLAFGLGAVVVTGHATLPLVYLFALLLGIVSALDSPPRQVFVSELVDERLIGNAVSLNSASFNLGRMVGPAVAGLLVAWLGAGWAFLINGMTFAAVLASLWWIRDGELLHPERAERAKGALLEGFRYVRRRTDLMAVMILILIAETFSLNFPVFIAAMCTVVFHLGAEHFGLFNSALALGSVAGALLAARHDRPRLRVIVVACAGMGLALAVGSAMPVAWAFALALPLGGMCMQLMTASANGYVQLSTNPEMRGRVMAVYMAVLTGGTPIGAPIMGWIADVFGPRSSVLVGAVAAVIAAVCGVAWLAMRMRLDAEIGLPRGPRIHIEVVPRVFRGRSAVLRVPALAEPAPLDEDGGQVADESRGADESRTDHGGTVAPALGEGSQKGIEDQDADGCGHRVDREHGCTV is encoded by the coding sequence ATGAGCGAGGCGCTGCGATCGTTCGCCGTCCGTAACTACCGGATCTGGTTCGCCGGGGCGCTGGTCTCCAACATCGGCACGTGGCTCCAGCGGACGGCCCAGGACTGGATCGTCATCAACGACCTCACCGACAACGACGCCGTTGCGGTCGGCTTCACCATGGCCCTCCAGTTCGGCCCGCAGGTGCTGTTCATCCCGGTGTCGGGGTTCATGGCCGACCATTTCGACACCCGCAAGCTGCTGATGCTCACCCAGGCCCTCCAGGCGGTCCTCGCCTTCGGTCTGGGGGCCGTGGTGGTCACCGGCCACGCGACACTCCCGCTGGTGTATCTGTTCGCGCTGCTGCTCGGCATCGTGAGCGCGCTCGATTCCCCGCCCCGCCAGGTCTTCGTCTCCGAACTGGTGGACGAGCGCCTCATCGGCAACGCGGTGTCGTTGAACTCCGCGTCGTTCAACCTGGGCCGCATGGTCGGCCCGGCCGTGGCCGGTCTTCTGGTCGCCTGGCTCGGGGCGGGGTGGGCGTTCCTGATCAACGGGATGACCTTCGCCGCGGTCCTCGCCTCCCTGTGGTGGATCCGTGACGGGGAGTTGCTGCACCCTGAGCGGGCCGAGCGTGCCAAAGGCGCCCTGCTGGAAGGGTTCCGCTACGTCAGGCGCCGGACCGACCTGATGGCGGTCATGATCCTCATCCTGATCGCCGAGACGTTCAGCCTGAACTTCCCCGTGTTCATCGCCGCGATGTGCACGGTGGTGTTCCATCTGGGCGCGGAGCACTTCGGCCTGTTCAACTCCGCACTGGCCCTCGGCTCGGTGGCGGGGGCACTGCTGGCCGCGCGGCATGACCGTCCGCGGTTGCGTGTGATCGTCGTCGCATGTGCCGGCATGGGACTGGCGTTGGCGGTGGGCTCGGCCATGCCGGTCGCGTGGGCGTTCGCGCTCGCCCTGCCGCTGGGCGGGATGTGCATGCAACTGATGACGGCCTCGGCCAACGGATATGTTCAGCTGTCGACCAATCCCGAGATGCGGGGTCGGGTCATGGCCGTCTACATGGCGGTGCTCACCGGCGGTACCCCGATCGGCGCGCCGATCATGGGCTGGATCGCCGACGTGTTCGGGCCGCGGTCGTCGGTGCTCGTCGGGGCGGTGGCTGCCGTGATCGCCGCCGTGTGCGGCGTGGCCTGGCTGGCGATGCGCATGAGGCTCGACGCCGAGATCGGCTTGCCGCGCGGCCCGCGCATCCACATCGAGGTCGTGCCCCGGGTCTTCCGGGGTCGATCCGCTGTGCTACGCGTCCCGGCCCTCGCGGAGCCCGCGCCGCTCGACGAGGACGGCGGGCAGGTAGCCGACGAGTCCCGCGGCGCCGACGAGTCCCGCACAGACCATGGCGGGACCGTTGCCCCAGCGCTCGGCGAAGGCTCCCAGAAGGGGATAGAAGACCAGGACGCCGATGGATGTGGCCATCGAGTCGACCGAGAGCACGGTTGCACGGTTTGA
- a CDS encoding winged helix-turn-helix domain-containing protein, with the protein MEPTESQKDTTIHLDAAGVKALAHPLRSRLVSALRTGGPDTATGLARRLGTNSGATSYHLRRLAEVGLVVETDEGTARERVWKAATRGHSWRRSELDADEDARVAMDWLESHYLRLLVERQEAYRDHELDWPVRWRDVLGYGDDSLVVTAEQLRRFSDEFEALLARYRHAGQADPEATRIVFHYVAAPYDPAAPPPDAGGSPEPADESD; encoded by the coding sequence ATGGAACCGACGGAATCCCAGAAGGACACGACCATCCATCTGGACGCGGCCGGCGTGAAAGCACTCGCCCACCCGCTGCGGTCACGGCTCGTCAGCGCGCTGCGCACAGGAGGCCCCGACACCGCTACCGGGTTGGCCCGCAGACTGGGAACCAACTCCGGCGCGACCAGCTATCACCTCCGCCGTCTCGCCGAGGTGGGCCTGGTGGTCGAGACCGACGAGGGCACCGCGCGCGAACGCGTGTGGAAAGCGGCCACCCGCGGGCACTCCTGGCGGCGCAGCGAACTGGACGCCGACGAGGACGCGCGCGTCGCCATGGACTGGCTCGAAAGCCACTACCTGCGGCTGCTCGTGGAGCGCCAAGAGGCCTACCGCGATCACGAGCTCGACTGGCCGGTCCGCTGGCGCGACGTCCTCGGGTACGGCGACGACTCCCTGGTCGTGACCGCCGAGCAACTCCGCCGGTTCAGCGACGAGTTCGAGGCACTGCTCGCGCGCTACCGGCATGCCGGTCAGGCCGATCCCGAGGCGACCAGAATCGTCTTCCACTACGTAGCCGCACCGTACGACCCGGCCGCTCCCCCACCGGATGCCGGCGGCTCCCCCGAGCCCGCCGACGAGTCGGACTGA